The Bacteroides sp. sequence TATCACATGATAAGCCGAAAGCAGCGAATGGCTTTGCTCTCTTTGGCCAGGGAAAATGTTAAACCCGGAGGATATATTTTTTCCTCTTACATGACCAGAATCGGGGCACTGGTCTATGGGGTAAAAAACAACCCCGAGGGTATTTTGCATCCTGAAGAAGTAAAAAAACTTTGGGAAACAGGCACGGATGACCGGTTTGTGGAGGGGACCGAATGGTTTACACATTCTTACTTTTCACACCCCGAGGAAGTTGATCCCCTGATCAAAGAGGCCGGGTTGTTGCCCTTGCATCTGGCAGGAGTGGAAGGTCTTTTCGGAGAGCGGTTCGACTTGTATCATAAACTCGAGAATAAACTCAAGAGACCCTGGATGGACTTTACAATAAAGCATTGTGAGGATATCCATTTGGTAAATCAGTCAAAACACTTATTGAGTGTTGCCAAAAACCCCGGCTAATTATGCTTTCTATTGTTTTCTGATTTTCAATTCAAAAAACAAAGAACAAAATTTTGTCAGGGAGATTTTCGCTTTTCTGAAAAAGCCAGGAATGTCATTGTACGAGTATTTTTAATGACGTTCCTGGCTTTTAATTTGGTGTTCTGTTCAAATATAGGGCGTTTAATTCACCCACGCTTCAGCCTTAGAGGCCGCCTTGTGGCTTGCCAGCTCTGGTATTGTTAACCTGTCTTTAGCTATTAATAAGATATTATTTGATTATGAGAGAATTCCCCAAAGGGCTGCGCCAAAAAGGAAAAGAAGAAAAGCCCAGAAAAATAAACTAATGGTAACTATGGCCGCTTCAGGTTCGCCTGTTTCTGGAATATCTTCTGTTCCTTTGATTCTTCTGCCTGGTCTTGGGGGAGTGGCTGCAACCATCAGTAAAGCAAAAAGAAAAATCACGAACAGCACTGGTCCCCACGAAATGTTCCAATATACCGGACCTATTGGCTTGATCCATGCTTCAGCTGCAAGACCAGCCAACATCAGCACCAGGAAGAAAAACCAGAAACTGCCCCATGGCCCTGTTGATTTAAA is a genomic window containing:
- a CDS encoding class I SAM-dependent methyltransferase, coding for MSKEKHKEVREYYNEHVKEEDQRLDEHPFEIPVTMHFVNKYLKPGDHLFDAACGTGRIARLLLDEGYLVGLNDLSDNNIKLVTKRLGNHSNILFIERSDVMESQGWNKFKWDGVFLLGPLYHMISRKQRMALLSLARENVKPGGYIFSSYMTRIGALVYGVKNNPEGILHPEEVKKLWETGTDDRFVEGTEWFTHSYFSHPEEVDPLIKEAGLLPLHLAGVEGLFGERFDLYHKLENKLKRPWMDFTIKHCEDIHLVNQSKHLLSVAKNPG